The following are encoded together in the Brassica napus cultivar Da-Ae chromosome A9, Da-Ae, whole genome shotgun sequence genome:
- the LOC106368111 gene encoding protein HOTHEAD-like isoform X1: MPKRYNIMDFHIFRLFRSISVAFFILHGSCYSDKAGYYSFSKDATSAPMLSHFDYIVIGGGTAGCAIAATLSQNATVLVLERGGSPYDNPTATDIGNFLSTFLNTTPNSWSQLFISEDGVFNTRARVLGGGTVLNAGFYSRAEDEFVAETGWVREEVEAAYEWVEKKLVFEPQIKGWQTAFIDGLLEVGVTPYNGFTYEHVHGTKVGGTIFDPDGRRHTAANLLEYADPQKITVYLHASVHKILFTTTGNMRPKANGVIFRDANGVFHTAKLAAHSALNEVILSAGAIASPQLLMLSGVGPASHLADHGVEPVILDQPMVGQGMCDNPMNAVLIPSPEPVEVSLVQVAGIPHFGSYIEGGSGLSVSISLWHSFFGAVINLLNEMKLPTKTLSRFFKLLDLRVNVTTQAGGMVQKVDWPISRGHLELRNTNPDDNPSVTFNYYQEQEDLNNCVEGLSTIIKVIDSKKYSKYMFPGVTGRGLLDFILGLPINLRPRHINSLFDLKQYCKDTVMTIYHYHGGCQVGKVVDNDYKVLGIDALRVIDASTFLKTPGTNPQATIMMLGRYMGLKILRERSEFLETKEEL; encoded by the exons ATGCCAAAAAGATACAACATAATGGATTTTCATATATTCCGATTATTTCGTTCGATTAGCGTAGCATTTTTCATCTTACATGGCTCGTGTTATTCCGACAAAG CTGGTTATTACAGTTTTTCAAAAGATGCTACATCAGCACCAATGTTATCTCACTTCGACTACATAGTCATCGGAGGAGGAACCGCCGGATGTGCAATAGCCGCAACGTTATCCCAAAACGCTACTGTTTTAGTTCTCGAACGTGGTGGGTCCCCTTACGACAATCCCACGGCCACAGACATCGGAAACTTCTTGAGCACATTCTTGAACACAACTCCAAACTCATGGTCGCAGCTTTTCATCTCCGAAGACGGCGTTTTCAACACACGCGCACGCGTGCTAGGAGGAGGAACGGTGCTAAACGCTGGATTCTATTCACGTGCGGAAGATGAGTTCGTGGCGGAAACTGGTTGGGTAAGAGAAGAGGTAGAAGCTGCTTACGAGTGGGTCGAGAAGAAGTTGGTGTTCGAACCACAGATTAAGGGATGGCAAACGGCGTTTATAGATGGTCTTTTGGAGGTTGGCGTGACTCCCTACAATGGTTTCACCTACGAACATGTTCATGGGACCAAAGTTGGTGGTACGATATTTGATCCGGATGGTAGAAGACACACGGCAGCGAATCTATTGGAGTATGCTGATCCACAAAAGATTACTGTCTACTTGCACGCTTCTGTTCATAAGATCCTCTTCACCACCACAG GAAATATGAGGCCCAAGGCAAATGGGGTGATCTTCCGGGATGCGAATGGAGTGTTCCACACGGCAAAACTAGCTGCACATAGTGCACTGAATGAGGTGATCTTATCAGCCGGGGCCATCGCTAGCCCTCAGCTACTGATGTTGAGTGGTGTTGGCCCTGCGTCTCATCTAGCAGACCATGGAGTGGAACCGGTCATCCTAGATCAACCCATGGTGGGACAAGGAATGTGTGATAATCCGATGAATGCTGTCCTCATCCCTTCTCCTGAACCCGTAGAAGTGTCACTTGTCCAAGTCGCTGGAATCCCCCATTTTGGTAGTTACATTGAAGGTGGGAGTGGGTTAAGTGTCTCTATTAGTTTGTGGCATAGCTTCTTCGGTGCTGTTATAAATCTCCTCAATGAG ATGAAACTTCCAACCAAAACCCTATCACGCTTTTTCAAATTATTGGATCTTCGAGTTAATGTGACAACACAAGCAGGTGGGATGGTTCAGAAAGTTGATTGGCCGATCTCGAGAGGTCATTTGGAGCTGCGGAACACGAATCCAGACGACAATCCTTCAGTGACATTCAACTACTACCAAGAACAAGAAGATTTGAATAACTGTGTTGAAGGACTTAGTACTATAATTAAAGTGATAGATTCGAAGAAATATTCCAAGTACATGTTCCCTGGAGTCACCGGGCGGGGATTGTTGGATTTCATTCTTGGTCTTCCCATCAATCTGAGGCCAAGACACATTAATTCATTGTTCGATTTGAAGCAATATTGTAAAGATACCGTGATGACTATTTATCATTACCATGGAGGTTGTCAAGTTGGAAAGGTGGTCGACAATGATTACAAAGTATTAGGAATTGATGCTTTGAGGGTCATCGATGCATCCACGTTTCTCAAGACCCCAGGGACTAATCCTCAAGCCACGATAATGATGCTTGGAAG GTATATGGGGCTGAAGATTCTTCGAGAGAGGTCGGAATTTCTCGAAACTAAAGAAGAactatga
- the LOC106368113 gene encoding protein HOTHEAD-like — protein MDFHIFRLFRFISVAVFVFQGSCYSDKAGYYSFLRDAKSAPTLSHYDYIVIGGGTAGCALAATLSQNATVLLLERGGSPYDNPLATDIGNFLNTFLNTTPNSWSQLFISEDGVFNSRARVLGGGTVINAGFYSRAEADFVAESGWDREEVEAAYEWVEKKLVFEPQIKGWQTAFIDGLLEAGVTPYNGFTYKHIYGTKVGGTILDPDGRRHTAADLLEYADPKKITVYLHASAHKILFTTTGTMRPKANGVIFQDANGVFHTAKLAAHNAQNEVLLSAGAIASPQLLLLSGVGPAAHLADHGVDPVILDHPMVGQGMGDNPMNAVVIPSPKPVEVSLVQVAGIPHFGSYIEGLSGLSLSISLTHSFFDGVINLLNEIKLPTKTLSNFFKLLDLRFNITTQAGGMIQKVYGPISRGHLELRNTNPDDNPSVTFNYYQDPEDLNNCVEGLSTIIKVINSQNYSKYKFPGVTGRGLLDLILALPINLRPRHINSLFDLKQYCKDTVMTIYHYHGGCQVGKVVDNDYKVLGVDALRVVDASTFLKTPGTNPQATIMMLGRYVGQKILRERADFLETKEEL, from the exons ATGGATTTCCATATATTCCGATTATTTCGTT TTATTAGCGTCGCAGTTTTCGTCTTCCAAGGCTCGTGTTATTCTGATAAAG CTGGTTATTATAGTTTTTTAAGAGATGCAAAATCAGCACCAACCTTATCTCACTACGACTACATAGTCATCGGAGGAGGAACCGCCGGATGTGCACTAGCAGCAACGCTATCCCAAAACGCCACCGTTTTACTTCTTGAACGCGGTGGTTCCCCTTACGACAACCCCTTGGCTACAGACATAGGAAACTTCTTGAACACATTCTTGAACACAACTCCAAACTCGTGGTCTCAGCTTTTCATCTCCGAAGACGGCGTTTTCAACTCACGTGCACGCGTGCTAGGAGGAGGAACGGTGATAAACGCTGGATTCTACTCACGTGCGGAAGCTGACTTCGTTGCGGAGTCTGGTTGGGACAGAGAAGAGGTCGAAGCGGCTTACGAGTGGGTCGAGAAGAAGTTGGTGTTCGAACCACAGATTAAGGGATGGCAAACGGCGTTTATAGATGGTCTTTTGGAGGCTGGAGTGACTCCATACAATGGTTTCACGTACAAACATATCTATGGGACGAAAGTTGGCGGTACGATACTTGATCCGGATGGTCGGAGACACACGGCAGCGGATCTATTGGAGTATGCTGATCCAAAAAAGATTACTGTCTACTTGCACGCTTCTGCTCATAAGATCCTCTTCACCACCACAG gaACTATGAGGCCAAAGGCAAATGGAGTGATCTTCCAGGATGCGAATGGAGTGTTCCACACGGCAAAACTAGCGGCGCATAACGCACAGAATGAAGTGCTCTTATCAGCGGGTGCCATCGCGAGCCCGCAGCTACTGTTGTTGAGTGGTGTTGGCCCTGCGGCCCATCTAGCAGACCATGGGGTGGATCCTGTCATCCTAGATCACCCCATg gtcgGACAAGGAATGGGTGATAATCCGATGAACGCCGTCGTCATCCCTTCTCCTAAACCCGTAGAAGTGTCCCTTGTCCAAGTCGCTGGAATCCCTCACTTTGGTAGTTACATTGAAGGTTTGAGTGGGTTAAGCCTCTCTATTAGTTTGACGCATAGCTTTTTCGATGGTGTTATAAATCTTCTCAATGAG ATAAAACTTCCCACCAAAACCCTCTCAAACTTTTTCAAATTATTGGATCTACGATTCAACATTACAACACAAGCAGGTGGGATGATTCAGAAAGTGTATGGACCGATCTCGAGAGGTCACTTGGAGCTGCGGAACACGAATCCAGATGATAACCCTTCAGTGACATTTAACTACTACCAAGACCCAGAGGATTTGAATAACTGTGTTGAAGGACTTAGTACTATAATTAAAGTGATAAATTCGCAGAATTACTCCAAGTACAAGTTCCCTGGAGTGACCGGGCGTGGATTGTTGGATCTCATTCTTGCCCTTCCCATCAATCTGAGGCCAAGACACATAAATTCATTGTTCGATTTGAAGCAATATTGTAAAGATACCGTGATGACTATTTATCATTACCATGGAGGTTGTCAAGTTGGAAAAGTGGTCGACAATGATTACAAAGTATTAGGGGTTGATGCTTTGAGAGTCGTCGATGCATCCACATTTCTCAAGACCCCGGGGACTAATCCTCAAGCCACGATCATGATGCTCGGAAG GTATGTGGGGCAGAAGATTCTTCGAGAGAGGGCGGATTTTCTCGAAACTAAAGAAGAActatga
- the LOC106368111 gene encoding protein HOTHEAD-like isoform X2, whose amino-acid sequence MLSHFDYIVIGGGTAGCAIAATLSQNATVLVLERGGSPYDNPTATDIGNFLSTFLNTTPNSWSQLFISEDGVFNTRARVLGGGTVLNAGFYSRAEDEFVAETGWVREEVEAAYEWVEKKLVFEPQIKGWQTAFIDGLLEVGVTPYNGFTYEHVHGTKVGGTIFDPDGRRHTAANLLEYADPQKITVYLHASVHKILFTTTGNMRPKANGVIFRDANGVFHTAKLAAHSALNEVILSAGAIASPQLLMLSGVGPASHLADHGVEPVILDQPMVGQGMCDNPMNAVLIPSPEPVEVSLVQVAGIPHFGSYIEGGSGLSVSISLWHSFFGAVINLLNEMKLPTKTLSRFFKLLDLRVNVTTQAGGMVQKVDWPISRGHLELRNTNPDDNPSVTFNYYQEQEDLNNCVEGLSTIIKVIDSKKYSKYMFPGVTGRGLLDFILGLPINLRPRHINSLFDLKQYCKDTVMTIYHYHGGCQVGKVVDNDYKVLGIDALRVIDASTFLKTPGTNPQATIMMLGRYMGLKILRERSEFLETKEEL is encoded by the exons ATGTTATCTCACTTCGACTACATAGTCATCGGAGGAGGAACCGCCGGATGTGCAATAGCCGCAACGTTATCCCAAAACGCTACTGTTTTAGTTCTCGAACGTGGTGGGTCCCCTTACGACAATCCCACGGCCACAGACATCGGAAACTTCTTGAGCACATTCTTGAACACAACTCCAAACTCATGGTCGCAGCTTTTCATCTCCGAAGACGGCGTTTTCAACACACGCGCACGCGTGCTAGGAGGAGGAACGGTGCTAAACGCTGGATTCTATTCACGTGCGGAAGATGAGTTCGTGGCGGAAACTGGTTGGGTAAGAGAAGAGGTAGAAGCTGCTTACGAGTGGGTCGAGAAGAAGTTGGTGTTCGAACCACAGATTAAGGGATGGCAAACGGCGTTTATAGATGGTCTTTTGGAGGTTGGCGTGACTCCCTACAATGGTTTCACCTACGAACATGTTCATGGGACCAAAGTTGGTGGTACGATATTTGATCCGGATGGTAGAAGACACACGGCAGCGAATCTATTGGAGTATGCTGATCCACAAAAGATTACTGTCTACTTGCACGCTTCTGTTCATAAGATCCTCTTCACCACCACAG GAAATATGAGGCCCAAGGCAAATGGGGTGATCTTCCGGGATGCGAATGGAGTGTTCCACACGGCAAAACTAGCTGCACATAGTGCACTGAATGAGGTGATCTTATCAGCCGGGGCCATCGCTAGCCCTCAGCTACTGATGTTGAGTGGTGTTGGCCCTGCGTCTCATCTAGCAGACCATGGAGTGGAACCGGTCATCCTAGATCAACCCATGGTGGGACAAGGAATGTGTGATAATCCGATGAATGCTGTCCTCATCCCTTCTCCTGAACCCGTAGAAGTGTCACTTGTCCAAGTCGCTGGAATCCCCCATTTTGGTAGTTACATTGAAGGTGGGAGTGGGTTAAGTGTCTCTATTAGTTTGTGGCATAGCTTCTTCGGTGCTGTTATAAATCTCCTCAATGAG ATGAAACTTCCAACCAAAACCCTATCACGCTTTTTCAAATTATTGGATCTTCGAGTTAATGTGACAACACAAGCAGGTGGGATGGTTCAGAAAGTTGATTGGCCGATCTCGAGAGGTCATTTGGAGCTGCGGAACACGAATCCAGACGACAATCCTTCAGTGACATTCAACTACTACCAAGAACAAGAAGATTTGAATAACTGTGTTGAAGGACTTAGTACTATAATTAAAGTGATAGATTCGAAGAAATATTCCAAGTACATGTTCCCTGGAGTCACCGGGCGGGGATTGTTGGATTTCATTCTTGGTCTTCCCATCAATCTGAGGCCAAGACACATTAATTCATTGTTCGATTTGAAGCAATATTGTAAAGATACCGTGATGACTATTTATCATTACCATGGAGGTTGTCAAGTTGGAAAGGTGGTCGACAATGATTACAAAGTATTAGGAATTGATGCTTTGAGGGTCATCGATGCATCCACGTTTCTCAAGACCCCAGGGACTAATCCTCAAGCCACGATAATGATGCTTGGAAG GTATATGGGGCTGAAGATTCTTCGAGAGAGGTCGGAATTTCTCGAAACTAAAGAAGAactatga